Proteins encoded in a region of the Pseudomonas shahriarae genome:
- a CDS encoding phage integrase central domain-containing protein, whose translation MHSNGRTPYAFAEIGKLPTQEIGTQHVLKILKPIWTVIPETASRVRNRIERVVDAVKAVGLREGENPARWGQTAASSRRSTCSEAPCSIGMDRASRLHEDPRKSRSAQR comes from the coding sequence ATGCACAGCAATGGCAGGACACCCTATGCGTTCGCAGAAATAGGCAAACTTCCAACGCAGGAAATTGGCACTCAACACGTACTGAAAATTCTTAAGCCGATTTGGACAGTGATACCCGAAACCGCTAGCCGTGTGCGCAACCGCATCGAACGGGTTGTAGATGCGGTCAAAGCCGTGGGGCTGCGCGAAGGTGAGAATCCTGCTCGATGGGGACAAACTGCTGCCTCCTCGCGCCGAAGTACGTGCAGTGAAGCACCATGCAGCATTGGCATGGACAGAGCTTCCCGCCTTCATGAAGACCCTCGAAAAAGCAGAAGCGCTCAGCGCTAA
- the pgsA gene encoding CDP-diacylglycerol--glycerol-3-phosphate 3-phosphatidyltransferase, translated as MNIPNLITVLRVLLIPIFILLFYLPYDWSYMASSSVFAFAAATDWLDGYLARRLEQSTPFGAFLDPVADKLMVAVALVLLVQEHGNLWLTLPAAVIIGREIVVSALREWMAEIGARAHVAVSNMGKWKTAAQMLALVILLANPSSFTFWVLLGYALLLIAAGLTLWSMLQYLRAAWPHLRTTVEKK; from the coding sequence ATGAATATCCCTAATCTGATCACCGTTCTACGCGTTCTGCTCATACCGATTTTCATTTTGCTGTTTTACCTGCCTTATGATTGGAGCTACATGGCCTCCAGTTCGGTCTTTGCCTTTGCGGCCGCGACCGACTGGCTGGACGGCTACCTGGCACGACGCCTGGAGCAAAGCACGCCGTTTGGCGCGTTCCTCGACCCCGTGGCCGACAAGCTGATGGTTGCGGTGGCGCTGGTGCTGCTCGTGCAGGAGCACGGCAACCTGTGGCTGACCCTGCCGGCGGCCGTGATCATCGGTCGCGAGATCGTCGTCTCGGCCTTGCGCGAATGGATGGCCGAAATCGGCGCACGCGCCCACGTGGCCGTGTCCAACATGGGCAAATGGAAAACCGCTGCGCAGATGCTGGCGCTGGTCATCCTGCTGGCCAACCCGTCGAGCTTCACCTTCTGGGTGCTGCTGGGTTATGCCTTGCTACTGATCGCCGCCGGCCTGACTCTGTGGTCCATGCTGCAATACCTGCGCGCCGCCTGGCCCCATCTGCGCACGACCGTGGAAAAGAAATAA
- the gacA gene encoding response regulator transcription factor GacA, with the protein MIRVLVVDDHDLVRTGITRMLADIDGLQVVGQAESGEESLIKARELKPDVVLMDVKMPGIGGLGATCKLLRSHPDIKVVVVTVCEEDPFPTRLLQAGAAGYLTKGAGLAEMVQAIRLVFAGQRYISPQIAQQLAIKSFQPVSDSPFDALSEREIQIALMIVGCQKVQSISDKLCLSPKTVNTYRYRIFEKLSISSDVELTLLAVRHGMVDASA; encoded by the coding sequence TTGATTAGGGTGCTAGTAGTCGATGACCATGATCTCGTTCGTACAGGCATTACACGAATGCTGGCTGACATCGATGGCCTGCAAGTAGTCGGTCAGGCCGAGTCGGGGGAGGAATCCCTGATCAAAGCGCGTGAATTGAAACCCGATGTGGTCTTGATGGACGTCAAGATGCCGGGGATTGGTGGTCTTGGTGCGACCTGCAAACTGTTGCGCAGTCATCCGGACATCAAGGTCGTGGTTGTTACGGTCTGCGAAGAAGACCCTTTTCCTACCCGGCTTCTGCAGGCTGGCGCAGCAGGTTATCTGACAAAAGGCGCGGGGCTCGCGGAAATGGTCCAGGCTATCCGCCTGGTATTTGCCGGCCAGCGCTACATCAGTCCGCAGATTGCCCAGCAATTGGCGATCAAGTCCTTTCAGCCGGTCAGCGACTCGCCGTTTGATGCCTTGTCCGAGCGCGAGATTCAGATCGCCCTGATGATCGTCGGCTGCCAGAAGGTCCAGTCGATTTCCGACAAGCTTTGCCTGTCGCCGAAAACCGTGAACACCTACCGTTATCGAATTTTCGAGAAGCTATCAATCAGCAGTGATGTTGAACTGACCTTGCTGGCGGTTCGCCACGGCATGGTGGACGCCAGCGCCTGA
- the uvrC gene encoding excinuclease ABC subunit UvrC has translation MNTVFDPSAFLATCSGRPGVYRMFDSEARLLYVGKAKNLKKRLASYFRKTGLAPKTAALVGRIAQVETTITANETEALLLEQTLIKEWRPPYNILLRDDKSYPYVFLSDGDFPRLSIHRGAKKHKGKYFGPYPSAGAIRESLSLLQKTFFVRQCEDSFYKNRTRPCLQYQIKRCKAPCVGLVEPQEYAEDVRHSVMFLEGRSNALADELSGAMEQAASVLDFERAAELRDQVSLLRRVQDQQSMEGGTGDVDVIAAFVNPGGACVHLISVRGGRVLGSKNFFPQTGIEEEVAEVMAAFLGQYYVSSPERDLPGELIVNVVHEDFPALIDAIHALRGRELDISHRVRGTRARWQQLAVTNAEQALSARLANRQHVAARFEALADVLKLDEPPQRLECYDISHSSGEATVASCVVFGPEGPIKSDYRRYNIEGVTPGDDYAAMHQALTRRFSKLKDGEGKLPDILLVDGGKGQLSMARDVLNELAVPDLILLGVAKGTTRKAGFETLYLNDAAHEFTLKGDSPALHLIQQIRDEAHRFAITGHRARRGKTRRTSTLEGVAGVGPKRRRELLKHFGGLQELSRASIEEIAKAPGISKKLAELIYANLHSE, from the coding sequence ATAAACACCGTGTTTGATCCGAGTGCATTTCTTGCGACCTGCAGCGGCCGGCCAGGCGTGTATCGCATGTTCGACAGCGAGGCGCGCCTGCTGTACGTGGGCAAGGCCAAGAACCTCAAGAAGCGCCTGGCCAGCTACTTCCGCAAAACCGGCCTGGCGCCGAAGACGGCCGCCCTCGTGGGGCGTATCGCCCAGGTCGAAACCACCATCACGGCCAACGAAACCGAGGCGCTGCTGCTTGAGCAGACGCTGATCAAGGAATGGCGGCCGCCCTACAATATTCTGCTGCGTGACGATAAGTCCTACCCGTATGTGTTTCTGTCGGACGGTGACTTTCCGCGCCTGAGCATCCATCGCGGGGCGAAGAAGCACAAGGGTAAGTATTTTGGCCCTTACCCCAGCGCGGGGGCGATCCGCGAGAGCCTGAGCCTGCTGCAAAAGACCTTCTTCGTGCGCCAGTGCGAAGACAGCTTCTACAAGAACCGCACCCGCCCGTGCCTGCAATACCAGATCAAGCGTTGCAAGGCGCCCTGCGTCGGGCTGGTCGAGCCTCAGGAATATGCCGAAGACGTACGTCACTCGGTGATGTTCCTCGAAGGGCGCAGCAACGCCCTGGCCGACGAACTGTCCGGCGCCATGGAGCAGGCAGCCAGTGTCCTGGACTTCGAGCGGGCCGCCGAACTGCGTGACCAGGTGTCCCTGTTGCGACGGGTGCAGGACCAGCAGAGCATGGAAGGCGGTACCGGTGATGTCGACGTGATTGCGGCCTTCGTCAATCCGGGCGGGGCTTGTGTGCACCTGATCAGCGTGCGTGGTGGCCGGGTGCTGGGCAGCAAGAACTTCTTTCCCCAGACCGGGATCGAGGAGGAAGTGGCCGAGGTCATGGCCGCGTTTCTCGGCCAGTACTACGTCAGCAGTCCCGAGCGCGACTTGCCGGGTGAACTGATCGTCAACGTGGTTCACGAAGACTTCCCCGCATTGATTGACGCCATTCACGCCCTGCGCGGCCGCGAGCTGGACATCAGCCACCGCGTGCGCGGCACCCGTGCGCGCTGGCAGCAACTGGCGGTGACCAACGCCGAACAGGCCCTGAGCGCGCGCCTGGCCAACCGCCAGCACGTTGCCGCACGCTTTGAAGCGCTGGCCGACGTGCTCAAGCTTGACGAGCCACCGCAACGCCTGGAGTGCTACGACATCAGCCATTCCAGCGGCGAGGCGACCGTGGCGTCCTGCGTGGTCTTTGGTCCGGAAGGGCCGATCAAGTCCGATTATCGACGCTATAACATCGAAGGCGTCACCCCAGGCGATGACTATGCGGCCATGCACCAGGCCCTGACCCGGCGCTTCAGCAAATTGAAGGACGGCGAGGGCAAGCTGCCGGATATCCTGCTGGTGGACGGCGGCAAGGGCCAGTTATCCATGGCCCGTGACGTGCTCAACGAGCTGGCGGTGCCCGACCTGATCCTGCTCGGCGTGGCCAAGGGCACGACGCGCAAGGCCGGTTTCGAAACGTTGTACTTGAATGATGCCGCCCATGAGTTCACTTTGAAGGGCGATTCACCGGCATTGCACCTGATTCAGCAGATTCGCGACGAAGCCCACCGTTTTGCCATTACCGGTCACCGCGCCCGACGTGGTAAAACCCGGCGTACCTCCACCCTGGAAGGGGTGGCGGGGGTAGGGCCGAAGCGGCGACGCGAACTGTTGAAACATTTTGGTGGATTGCAGGAATTGTCCCGTGCCAGCATTGAAGAAATAGCCAAAGCCCCCGGAATCAGTAAAAAGCTCGCTGAGTTGATTTATGCAAACCTACACAGCGAGTAG
- a CDS encoding TonB-dependent siderophore receptor: MRRTLISLCVLQAFSPFVCTQVAASENASLELQAINVTGEIDAETAQGPVKGYRATRSASATRTDTAIHETPQSISVVPKDVVEDIGATRLQEALDYAGGVGRANNFGGQGLTSFTVRGFTTAEFYRNGFPINRGYPSMPDANSIERLEVLRGPATMLYGRGDPGGTFNVVSKQPLPERTVTLGSQLDDQGMKRGTLDASGPLDEQGRLAYRLNLVGEGGDTFRDHVSTERYGVTPVLSWQVTDDTKVIFEGDFMRNNQPLDRGLTRFANQHGTPSRDTFWGERYAGNLHNDNNMAQLRFEHMLNDNWTLGGGFQWLDGTMKGNAVEANGANSLNADGRTLQRNFNYRKLDWTDKDYQLNLTGHFSTGGLDHTLLTGVEYEDYDYKSIIRRSSGDFPIDIFNPVYGQPRPALTRTPTHDKENLKTYAAFVQDQVALTERLKVLAGARFERFEHEYESYVPGVKNWNSADNAVTPRVGVMYDLTDTVAIYANAARSFKPNAGASRQGGGFEPEKGKSYEMGVKWEALDQQLSVDAAIYQIDKKNVQGDDPVDSAFKVATGQVRSRGFDLNIAGNLTPEWRVIGGYAYVDAAVTKDTTVRTGTRLANIPRNSFSLLNVYEFQDGALKGLGLGGGGKYVAERAGQTANNTFSMGAYTVVDLLGYYKVNEKVRLNLDIKNLFNREYEEGSFLNFYAYPGEPRTVQVGISYTL, encoded by the coding sequence ATGCGTCGTACCTTGATTTCCCTTTGCGTGCTTCAGGCGTTTTCTCCTTTTGTCTGTACGCAGGTTGCCGCTTCCGAAAATGCCAGCCTTGAGCTGCAAGCCATCAATGTCACGGGCGAAATAGACGCTGAGACGGCTCAAGGGCCGGTCAAAGGGTATCGCGCTACACGTTCTGCAAGTGCGACACGCACCGATACCGCTATCCATGAGACACCTCAGTCCATCAGCGTGGTGCCCAAAGACGTGGTAGAGGATATTGGTGCAACCCGCTTGCAGGAGGCCTTGGACTATGCCGGTGGCGTCGGCCGGGCGAACAACTTCGGTGGGCAAGGGCTTACCAGTTTCACCGTGCGGGGCTTTACAACCGCAGAGTTCTACCGCAACGGTTTTCCGATTAACCGGGGCTATCCAAGCATGCCGGACGCCAACAGCATTGAGCGTCTCGAAGTGCTTCGCGGGCCAGCGACCATGCTTTATGGCCGGGGCGATCCCGGCGGTACCTTCAACGTGGTCTCCAAGCAGCCTTTACCTGAGCGTACGGTCACATTGGGTAGCCAGTTGGACGATCAGGGTATGAAACGTGGCACCCTTGATGCTTCAGGCCCGCTGGATGAGCAAGGGCGTCTGGCTTATCGCCTGAACCTGGTGGGTGAGGGAGGAGACACCTTTCGCGACCATGTATCCACCGAGCGCTATGGGGTGACGCCTGTCCTGAGCTGGCAGGTCACGGACGACACCAAGGTGATTTTCGAAGGCGACTTCATGCGCAACAACCAGCCGCTTGACCGAGGCCTGACCCGCTTCGCCAACCAGCACGGTACGCCGTCCCGCGACACCTTCTGGGGTGAAAGATACGCCGGCAATCTGCACAACGATAACAACATGGCTCAGCTGCGTTTCGAGCATATGCTCAACGACAACTGGACCCTGGGCGGTGGTTTCCAGTGGCTGGACGGGACTATGAAGGGTAATGCTGTTGAGGCTAACGGTGCCAACAGCTTGAATGCCGATGGTCGAACACTCCAGCGCAACTTCAACTACCGCAAGCTGGACTGGACCGATAAAGACTATCAACTGAACCTGACTGGGCACTTTTCTACGGGTGGCCTTGATCACACGTTGCTGACTGGCGTCGAGTACGAAGATTACGACTACAAGTCGATCATTCGACGCTCCAGCGGCGATTTTCCAATTGACATCTTCAACCCGGTCTATGGCCAGCCACGTCCGGCGCTGACTCGTACGCCGACCCACGACAAAGAAAACCTCAAGACTTACGCAGCTTTCGTACAGGATCAAGTGGCTCTGACCGAGCGTTTAAAGGTGCTCGCTGGTGCGCGCTTTGAGCGCTTCGAGCACGAGTACGAATCCTACGTGCCCGGCGTAAAAAACTGGAACTCTGCTGACAACGCCGTCACCCCGCGCGTCGGCGTGATGTATGACCTCACTGACACTGTCGCGATCTACGCGAATGCCGCGCGCTCGTTCAAGCCCAACGCGGGTGCCAGCCGCCAAGGCGGCGGGTTTGAGCCGGAGAAGGGCAAGTCTTACGAGATGGGCGTGAAGTGGGAAGCGCTTGACCAGCAGCTGAGCGTCGACGCGGCGATCTACCAGATCGACAAGAAAAATGTCCAGGGGGACGACCCCGTTGACTCAGCCTTCAAAGTCGCTACAGGCCAGGTACGCAGTCGCGGCTTCGATTTGAATATAGCCGGCAACCTGACGCCCGAGTGGCGGGTGATCGGCGGCTATGCCTATGTGGATGCTGCAGTGACCAAAGACACTACAGTACGTACCGGGACGCGCTTGGCGAACATTCCGCGCAACAGCTTCAGCCTGCTCAATGTGTATGAATTCCAGGATGGCGCGCTGAAAGGGTTGGGCCTCGGCGGGGGGGGTAAATACGTGGCCGAGCGTGCCGGCCAGACCGCCAACAACACGTTCTCGATGGGGGCTTACACGGTCGTAGACTTGCTTGGCTACTACAAGGTCAACGAAAAGGTCAGGCTCAATCTCGACATAAAGAACCTGTTCAATCGTGAGTACGAAGAAGGTTCATTCCT